The following proteins come from a genomic window of Triticum aestivum cultivar Chinese Spring chromosome 6A, IWGSC CS RefSeq v2.1, whole genome shotgun sequence:
- the LOC123129319 gene encoding peroxidase 16-like — MANLESLASLAAIVVLILLEAAVLSSFAAAQLRPDYYASVSPNLEGIVRYSVKQSMAKSPISAPATLRLFFHDCAVMGCDKSVMTISPTGNDEWRNQDDYSLKPEGFQTILDAKAAVDSDPRCRYKVSCADIIALATRESVSQSGGPNYTVELGRYDGKISTTNSVILPHVNDNLDSLNAFFYTLGLSQIDMIALSGAHTLGAADCSFFQNRTKGKDPSMNPSFDAQLQGTCARQNFAFLDDVTPGGFDNSYFKLLQKGRGLLGSDQVLYTDERSRGTVDYYASNQGTFFYDFSVAMTKLGRVGVKTAADGEIRRDCRYPNMILIAYEDCSLPKPYAIVKCVRVNSTYAIVNYLYPTLFQN; from the exons ATGGCGAACCTCGAGTCGTTAGCCTcactcgccgccatcgtcgtcctcatcctccttGAAGCCGCTGTCCTGTCCTCGTTCGCGGCCGCGCAGCTGCGGCCGGACTACTACGCCAGCGTCAGCCCCAACCTGGAGGGCATTGTCCGGTACTCCGTGAAGCAGTCCATGGCCAAGTCCCCCATCTCCGCGCCCGCCACCCTCAGGCTCTTCTTCCACGACTGCGCCGTCATG GGCTGTGACAAATCGGTCATGACCATCAGCCCGACCGGCAACGACGAGTGGCGGAACCAGGACGACTATTCGCTGAAGCCTGAGGGCTTCCAGACGATCCTGGACGCCAAGGCCGCTGTGGACAGCGACCCACGGTGCCGTTATAAGGTGTCCTGCGCCGACATAATCGCCCTTGCCACAAGAGAGTCCGTCTCCCAG AGCGGAGGGCCGAACTACACGGTGGAGCTGGGCAGGTACGATGGGAAGATCTCGACGACGAACAGCGTCATACTGCCGCACGTCAATGACAACCTCGACAGCCTCAATGCCTTCTTCTATACCCTAGGCCTCTCCCAGATCGACATGATCGCGTTATCAG GTGCCCACACCTTGGGCGCGGCGGACTGCAGCTTCTTCCAGAACAGGACCAAGGGCAAGGACCCGAGCATGAACCCGAGCTTTGACGCGCAGCTTCAGGGCACCTGTGCCAGGCAGAACTTCGCGTTCCTGGACGACGTGACACCGGGGGGATTCGACAACTCCTACTTCAAGCTCCTGCAGAAAGGCAGGGGCCTCCTGGGCTCCGACCAGGTGTTGTACACAGACGAGAGATCACGCGGTACCGTAGACTACTACGCGTCCAACCAGGGCACCTTCTTCTACGACTTTAGCGTTGCCATGACAAAGCTCGGCAGGGTCGGGGTCAAGACGGCTGCTGACGGCGAGATACGCCGTGACTGTCGGTATCCAAATATGATACTTATAGCATATGAAGATTGCTCATTGCCCAAACCCTATGCCATTGTAAAATGTGTAAGGGTGAATTCCACATATGCCATTGTAAATTATCTGTACCCTACGTTATTCCAAAACTGA
- the LOC123130021 gene encoding peroxidase 45: protein MHSMANLAAIVFVVVLKVAVLSPFAAAQLRPDYYAGVCPNLEGFVRSSVKQSMVKSPISAPATLRLFFHDCATTGCDASVMIIGSTGDDENPDRYSLKLEGFQTILDAKAAVDSDPQCRYKVSCADIIALATRESVSQSGGPNYTVELGRYDGRKSTDRSVRLPHPSDNLDSLNAFFSTLGLSQTDMIALSGGHTLGAADCDFFKYRTGGNDQSMNPSFDAQLQGTCAKQNFAFLDDVTPIGFDNLYYRNLQNGRGLLGSDQVLYTDERSRGTVDFYAANQGTFFSDFAIAMTKLGRVGVKTAADGEIRRDCRYPN from the exons ATGCATTCCATGGCGAATCTCGCCGCCATCGTGTTTGTCGTCGTCCTCAAAGTGGCTGTCCTCTCGCCGTTCGCGGCCGCGCAGCTGAGGCCGGACTACTACGCCGGCGTCTGCCCCAACCTGGAGGGCTTTGTCCGGAGCTCCGTGAAGCAGTCCATGGTGAAGTCCCCCATCTCCGCCCCCGCCACCCTCAGGCTCTTCTTCCACGACTGCGCCACCACG GGCTGTGACGCGTCGGTCATGATCATCGGTTCGACCGGAGACGACGAGAACCCCGACAGATATTCGCTGAAGCTGGAGGGCTTCCAGACAATCCTCGACGCCAAGGCCGCCGTGGACAGCGACCCGCAGTGCCGTTACAAGGTGTCCTGCGCCGACATAATCGCCCTCGCCACAAGAGAGTCCGTCTCCCAG AGCGGAGGGCCGAACTACACGGTGGAGCTGGGCAGGTACGACGGGAGAAAGTCGACGGACAGAAGTGTCAGGCTGCCGCACCCCAGCGACAACCTGGACAGCCTCAACGCCTTCTTCTCAACCTTGGGCCTCTCCCAGACCGACATGATCGCACTATCAG GTGGCCACACCTTGGGCGCGGCAGACTGCGACTTCTTCAAGTACAGGACTGGTGGCAACGACCAGAGCATGAACCCGAGCTTCGACGCGCAGCTCCAAGGCACATGTGCCAAACAGAACTTCGCGTTCCTGGATGACGTGACACCGATAGGGTTCGACAACTTGTACTACCGGAACCTGCAAAACGGCAGGGGGCTCCTGGGATCCGACCAGGTGCTGTACACGGATGAGAGGTCCCGTGGCACCGTGGACTTCTACGCGGCCAACCAGGGCACCTTCTTCTCCGACTTCGCCATTGCCATGACGAAGCTCGGCAGGGTCGGGGTCAAGACGGCCGCTGATGGCGAGATACGCCGTGACTGCCGGTACCCAAACTAA